In Flavobacteriales bacterium, a single genomic region encodes these proteins:
- a CDS encoding phosphatase PAP2 family protein codes for MERVAYAISVVFHPILIPIYLFLLIAEIDPVMNLFFTTSLKWRFVSSLFITTVIGPALSMYLLKRRGLIADLEMSQLKGRSLMFIITVLYYMLTYYMLKDLELPGVIHGMFLSLITTLILLALVSIRYKISAHMAALGGVSAMMFWIFVKYGIWQSNWILGIFFLAAIVASSRLLLQAHRPHEVGTGYLLGLCCVYATMNLVV; via the coding sequence TTGGAACGGGTCGCCTATGCCATATCGGTGGTATTTCACCCCATCCTGATCCCGATTTATCTATTCCTTCTGATCGCTGAGATCGACCCGGTGATGAACCTCTTTTTCACGACATCGTTGAAATGGAGATTTGTGAGTTCACTCTTCATTACCACCGTGATCGGTCCTGCATTGAGCATGTATCTCCTCAAGCGCAGGGGCTTGATTGCTGACTTGGAGATGTCCCAGCTCAAAGGACGGTCGCTCATGTTCATCATCACCGTGCTCTACTATATGTTGACCTATTACATGCTCAAGGACTTAGAACTCCCAGGGGTCATCCACGGCATGTTCCTCTCCTTGATAACTACCCTCATTTTATTGGCCTTGGTCAGTATTCGCTATAAGATCTCAGCCCATATGGCAGCTCTAGGAGGTGTGAGTGCTATGATGTTCTGGATATTCGTCAAGTACGGTATCTGGCAGAGCAATTGGATCCTGGGTATCTTCTTCTTGGCCGCTATCGTGGCCTCATCCAGGTTGTTACTCCAAGCCCATCGACCCCATGAAGTAGGCACAGGCTACCTCTTGGGTCTATGCTGTGTGTATGCCACCATGAACTTGGTGGTCTAA
- a CDS encoding tRNA-binding protein: protein MSMEQITFTDFTAVEMRVGTIIEAQQFPKAHKPAYVLQLDFGEFGVKKSSAQITDLYSVEELIGRQVIAVCNFPPKQIADLMSECLILGLVGDPSGVVLIGPDRTVKNGLRVA from the coding sequence ATGAGTATGGAACAGATCACCTTTACAGATTTCACAGCCGTAGAGATGCGTGTTGGGACCATCATTGAAGCCCAGCAATTCCCCAAGGCCCATAAGCCAGCCTACGTACTCCAGCTGGATTTTGGGGAATTTGGTGTCAAGAAGAGTAGCGCACAGATCACAGACCTCTATTCTGTAGAGGAACTCATCGGTAGGCAAGTGATAGCGGTATGTAATTTCCCTCCCAAACAGATTGCCGACCTCATGAGTGAATGTCTGATCCTGGGATTGGTCGGAGACCCGTCCGGTGTGGTCCTTATCGGTCCAGATAGAACCGTCAAAAATGGGCTACGGGTAGCTTAG
- a CDS encoding biopolymer transporter ExbD, protein MSKFTGKKKKSVGAVSTASLPDIVFMLLFFFMVTTVMREQDLLVKIDKPDASEITKLEKKSLVDYINIGPPMDERLGTEPLIQLDDAIITDMSKIRPWIEDNRDQRDEGEKSQITTSLKVDKDVKMGIVTEVKQELRKAQALKINYSARARERTGSGD, encoded by the coding sequence ATGTCAAAATTCACAGGAAAAAAGAAGAAGTCCGTAGGTGCAGTCTCTACTGCGTCACTCCCGGATATCGTATTCATGCTTCTATTCTTCTTCATGGTGACCACCGTGATGCGGGAGCAGGATCTGCTGGTGAAGATCGATAAGCCGGATGCATCGGAGATCACCAAGTTGGAGAAGAAGTCCTTGGTGGATTATATCAACATCGGGCCTCCCATGGATGAGCGACTGGGGACCGAACCACTGATCCAATTGGATGATGCGATCATCACCGATATGAGTAAGATCAGACCTTGGATCGAGGACAACCGGGATCAGCGTGATGAAGGTGAGAAATCCCAGATAACTACTTCGCTCAAGGTGGATAAGGATGTGAAAATGGGTATCGTCACCGAAGTGAAGCAAGAACTCAGGAAGGCACAAGCTTTGAAGATCAACTATTCGGCCCGCGCTCGAGAGCGTACAGGGTCTGGAGACTGA
- a CDS encoding biopolymer transporter ExbD, producing the protein MARRELQEINAGSMADIAFLLLIFFLVTTTMDQDTGIMRQLPPLDEEQEEITETVKERNVYEVLVNANDQLLVEGEPMDISELKEGAIEFLTNSGVFSEEPAEEDLTLRVPVSKQAVTQKIAELKGKIEQFPDRKSEWEGELRQFEAKLDAINFFGNYRELGPSAVISLQNDNGTSYDMYLQVQNELTSAVNELRDELTLKFYNKSYLELDDKDPYERRIIKAVRQVYPQRISEAEPKEIGG; encoded by the coding sequence ATGGCACGAAGAGAACTACAAGAGATCAATGCAGGTTCGATGGCCGACATCGCCTTCCTGCTTTTGATATTCTTCCTAGTGACCACCACCATGGATCAGGATACCGGAATCATGCGTCAACTTCCTCCTCTGGATGAGGAGCAGGAAGAGATCACTGAAACCGTCAAGGAGAGGAATGTGTACGAGGTGCTCGTCAATGCCAATGACCAACTTTTGGTAGAAGGAGAACCGATGGACATCTCTGAACTGAAGGAAGGAGCAATCGAGTTCCTTACCAATAGTGGAGTCTTCAGTGAAGAACCCGCTGAGGAGGACCTGACTTTACGGGTACCCGTAAGCAAGCAGGCTGTCACGCAGAAGATCGCTGAACTCAAAGGAAAGATCGAGCAATTCCCAGACAGGAAGAGTGAATGGGAAGGTGAGTTGAGACAGTTCGAGGCCAAATTAGATGCGATCAATTTCTTCGGGAATTATCGAGAACTAGGTCCTTCGGCTGTGATCTCTCTCCAGAATGACAACGGTACTTCCTATGACATGTATCTCCAGGTTCAGAATGAATTGACATCTGCGGTGAATGAGCTAAGGGACGAATTGACCCTGAAATTCTACAACAAATCTTACTTGGAATTGGATGACAAGGATCCCTATGAAAGACGCATCATCAAAGCGGTCAGACAGGTGTATCCACAGCGTATATCCGAGGCAGAACCCAAAGAAATAGGAGGTTGA
- a CDS encoding MotA/TolQ/ExbB proton channel family protein, producing the protein MKKILSILAIMGSVLFLIPETAMAFESDPGLVSEAGLAQDAEAAAEEGSTGFTQVLKEKFIEGGPGFMAIVLICLVLGLALAIERIIYLNMAQSNTSKMLSNVEDALNSGGIEAAKEYLRNTKGPVAAIFYQGLERSGEGLDMVEKSVISYGGVQIGQMEKGLSWIQLFIALAPMLGFMGTVIGMIDAFDAIEAENNISPSIVAGGIKVALLTTVFGLIVAIILQIFYNYILSKVDSITNDMENASITLIDILARHNLSK; encoded by the coding sequence ATGAAGAAAATTCTCTCAATTCTGGCCATCATGGGATCAGTGCTATTCCTGATACCTGAAACAGCAATGGCGTTTGAATCAGACCCAGGTCTGGTAAGTGAAGCTGGACTGGCACAAGATGCTGAAGCTGCAGCCGAAGAAGGAAGTACAGGTTTCACACAGGTACTTAAAGAAAAATTCATCGAAGGTGGCCCTGGTTTCATGGCCATTGTATTGATCTGTCTTGTTCTCGGTCTTGCATTGGCCATCGAGCGTATCATCTACCTCAATATGGCTCAATCCAATACCAGCAAGATGCTCTCCAATGTGGAGGATGCTTTGAATTCCGGTGGAATCGAGGCTGCCAAGGAGTACCTCAGAAATACCAAAGGCCCTGTAGCCGCGATCTTCTATCAAGGTCTGGAACGATCCGGTGAAGGATTGGACATGGTAGAAAAATCCGTCATCTCATATGGTGGAGTGCAGATCGGACAGATGGAAAAAGGTCTTTCCTGGATCCAACTCTTTATCGCTCTGGCTCCAATGCTTGGATTCATGGGTACGGTTATCGGTATGATCGATGCATTCGATGCGATCGAAGCTGAGAACAATATCTCTCCATCCATTGTTGCTGGAGGTATCAAGGTGGCACTTCTGACTACCGTATTCGGTCTGATCGTAGCGATCATCTTGCAGATATTCTACAACTATATCCTTTCCAAGGTGGATAGTATCACCAACGATATGGAGAATGCCAGTATCACATTGATCGATATTCTGGCCCGTCACAACCTCTCAAAATAA
- a CDS encoding Mrp/NBP35 family ATP-binding protein encodes MHHKQRMVDAVEFAIERTFGKDIRTEVEVQVDVPKKETPKPGIPGVKNILAIASGKGGVGKSTITANLAVGLVERGYKVGLVDADIYGPSMPIMLDAYHDRPGTAEIDGVNRMTPVETHGIKLMSIGFFADPSQAIVWRGAMATKALRQMFMDTHWGELDYLLVDLPPGTGDIHLTAVQTVPLTAGVVVTTPQDISLADARKGVAMFQLPQINVPVLGIIENMSWFTPEELPENRYYIFGKDGAKSLAQEVGVDLLGQLPLIQSVREAGDAGRPAIMQEGTEARDHLDTLIDNVVAAMDKRNTELPESEIVQITRT; translated from the coding sequence ATGCACCACAAGCAACGTATGGTCGATGCGGTGGAATTCGCCATAGAGAGGACTTTTGGAAAGGATATTCGTACCGAAGTCGAAGTACAGGTGGACGTACCTAAGAAAGAGACCCCTAAGCCGGGTATCCCAGGTGTGAAGAATATCCTTGCCATTGCTTCAGGCAAAGGAGGAGTGGGGAAATCAACTATAACTGCTAATCTGGCCGTGGGTCTGGTCGAGCGGGGATACAAAGTGGGTCTGGTCGATGCCGACATCTATGGACCTTCCATGCCGATCATGTTGGATGCTTATCACGATAGGCCGGGTACAGCAGAGATCGATGGGGTCAATCGCATGACACCGGTCGAGACCCATGGTATCAAATTGATGTCCATCGGATTCTTTGCCGATCCGTCTCAAGCTATTGTTTGGCGGGGGGCTATGGCCACGAAGGCACTCCGTCAAATGTTCATGGATACCCATTGGGGTGAATTGGACTATTTACTCGTGGATCTACCCCCAGGTACCGGAGATATCCATCTCACTGCGGTGCAAACGGTGCCACTCACTGCTGGAGTCGTGGTCACCACCCCACAGGATATCTCACTGGCCGATGCACGTAAAGGAGTTGCCATGTTCCAACTACCTCAGATCAACGTTCCTGTCCTGGGTATCATTGAGAATATGAGTTGGTTCACTCCTGAGGAACTGCCTGAGAATCGATACTATATATTCGGAAAGGATGGTGCCAAATCACTTGCACAAGAGGTGGGAGTAGATCTCCTAGGTCAGCTTCCATTGATACAGAGCGTACGGGAGGCAGGGGATGCTGGTAGGCCGGCAATCATGCAAGAAGGTACGGAGGCCCGTGATCATCTGGACACCTTGATCGACAATGTGGTCGCTGCCATGGATAAGAGGAATACTGAACTTCCGGAATCGGAAATCGTCCAAATCACACGGACATGA
- a CDS encoding NifU family protein, with protein MNKKKKIAIIEQALQGLRPFLERDNGDITFVELTNDDVVKVALHGSCKDCSMSMMTLKAGVEERIKNVLPEVQKVIAV; from the coding sequence ATGAATAAGAAGAAGAAGATTGCCATCATAGAACAGGCGCTGCAAGGTCTGAGACCTTTCTTGGAGCGGGACAATGGGGATATCACCTTTGTCGAGTTGACCAACGATGATGTGGTCAAAGTAGCACTGCATGGTTCCTGTAAGGACTGTTCGATGAGCATGATGACCTTGAAAGCAGGTGTCGAAGAACGGATCAAGAACGTTTTGCCTGAAGTTCAAAAGGTCATAGCGGTCTGA
- a CDS encoding NAD(P)/FAD-dependent oxidoreductase, translated as MIRTDILIIGAGPVGLFTVFEAGLLKLRCHLIDALPQPGGQCSEIYPKKPIYDIPGYPEVLAGELIDKLMEQAAPFKPGFTLGESARTIEEDGEGGYIVTTDRGTVHQAPVVAIAGGLGVFTPRKPPISELIDFEEKGVDYIIRDPEKYRDKKVVISGGGDSALDWTYFLANGVAEHVTMIHRSQSFRAHPDSVQKVMDMSQEGKLDLLLDSEVVGLSGNGRLRQLEIKHRSGEQSSLDTEYWMPLFGLTPKLGPIADWGLEIEKNAIKVDTLDYSTNRPGIYAIGDVNTYEGKLKLILCGFHEGTLMVQSAFKRIYPDKKNVLKYTTVQGVQGFD; from the coding sequence ATGATACGAACAGATATCTTGATCATTGGTGCCGGTCCGGTAGGACTGTTCACGGTCTTCGAGGCGGGACTTCTGAAACTGAGATGCCACCTGATCGATGCACTTCCTCAACCCGGGGGTCAATGTTCTGAGATCTACCCCAAAAAGCCCATCTATGATATCCCAGGATATCCCGAGGTTCTGGCAGGAGAACTGATCGATAAACTCATGGAGCAGGCTGCCCCCTTCAAACCGGGATTCACCTTGGGAGAATCAGCTCGGACAATCGAAGAAGATGGAGAAGGTGGATACATCGTCACCACCGACCGAGGTACGGTACATCAAGCGCCTGTAGTGGCTATCGCTGGAGGATTGGGCGTATTCACACCCCGTAAGCCACCAATCAGTGAATTGATCGATTTTGAAGAAAAGGGAGTCGATTATATCATACGGGATCCTGAGAAGTATCGGGACAAGAAGGTCGTGATCAGTGGAGGTGGGGACTCTGCGTTGGATTGGACCTATTTTCTGGCCAATGGCGTGGCTGAGCATGTGACGATGATACATAGAAGTCAGAGCTTCAGAGCCCATCCCGATTCCGTGCAGAAGGTCATGGACATGTCCCAAGAAGGTAAACTGGACCTACTCCTTGACAGTGAAGTGGTAGGACTGTCAGGAAATGGTCGCTTGCGTCAGTTGGAGATAAAACACCGATCTGGAGAACAGAGTTCGCTCGATACAGAGTATTGGATGCCGCTCTTCGGCCTCACTCCAAAACTCGGACCCATTGCCGATTGGGGATTGGAGATCGAGAAGAATGCCATCAAGGTAGATACCTTGGATTACAGTACCAATCGCCCAGGGATCTATGCTATAGGTGATGTCAATACCTATGAGGGTAAATTGAAACTCATTTTATGTGGATTCCACGAGGGCACGCTCATGGTCCAGTCTGCATTCAAACGCATCTATCCAGATAAGAAGAATGTTCTGAAATATACCACTGTGCAAGGAGTACAGGGATTCGACTGA